The Pangasianodon hypophthalmus isolate fPanHyp1 chromosome 13, fPanHyp1.pri, whole genome shotgun sequence genome includes a window with the following:
- the igfbp7 gene encoding insulin-like growth factor-binding protein 7, with the protein MMLWVLILPALTAAAVPRSCGPCEPSSCAALPAAGCAFRVMDACGCCELCAAGPGEPCGVRGATVTRCAPGLECVKALEDKNKLKKKKTEPGVCVCKNGDFEVCGSDGVEYRSVCALRAASASAERQHKAGIKVRNKGKCARAPVIVTGPGQVWNVTGAQVFLSCEAIGVPTPVLSWRKVMDNKKFSQMLPGDQDNLAVQVRGGPEKHEVTGWVLIFPLTKDVAGTYECHVSNAKGEASATGAIHVVDSINDIPSKKEVQDDEL; encoded by the exons ATGATGCTGTGGGTTTTAATTCTCCCGGCTCTGACCGCCGCTGCTGTCCCGCGCTCCTGCGGGCCCTGTGAGCCGAGCTCGTGCGCCGCGCTGCCGGCTGCGGGATGCGCGTTCCGGGTGATGGACGCGTGCGGCTGCTGCGAGCTGTGCGCCGCCGGACCGGGAGAGCCGTGCGGGGTGCGCGGTGCCACGGTCACACGGTGCGCGCCCGGTCTCGAGTGCGTTAAAGCCCTGGAGGACAAGAAcaagctgaagaagaagaagaccgAGCCGGGCGTGTGCGTGTGCAAGAACGGCGACTTCGAGGTGTGCGGCTCGGACGGGGTGGAGTACAGGAGCGTGTGCGCGCTGAGAGCCGCGAGCGCGTCCGCCGAGCGTCAGCACAAAGCCGGCATTAAAGTCCGCAACAAGGGCAAATGTGCCAGAG ctCCTGTGATCGTTACGGGTCCGGGTCAGGTCTGGAACGTCACCGGTGCTCAGGTCTTCCTCAGCTGCGAGGCCATCGGCGTCCCCACACCGGTGCTCAGCTGGAGGAAG GTCATGGACAATAAGAAGTTCTCTCAGATGCTCCCCGGAGACCAAGACAACCTCGCCGTCCAGGTGCGAGGAGGCCCCGAGAAGCACGAGGTCACCGGATGGGTGCTG ATCTTCCCTCTGACCAAGGATGTAGCGGGCACGTACGAGTGTCACGTCAGCAACGCCAAGGGTGAAGCCTCAGCCACGGGCGCCATCCATGTGGTCGACTCCATCAATGACATTCCCTCCAAAAAGG aggtccAGGATGATGAGCTGTAA